A genomic stretch from Campylobacter lari subsp. concheus includes:
- the fdh3B gene encoding formate dehydrogenase FDH3 subunit beta, with amino-acid sequence MARMKFYVDNNRCISCFACQVACSSAHEVPVGINRRKVITLNEGIEGKEFSTTLACQHCTDAPCEQVCPVKCFYIRADGIVLHDKKTCIGCGYCLYACPFGAPQFPRDGAFGIKGEMDKCTMCAGGPEPTNSHEERELYGQNRIAEGKVPMCAAVCSTNALLVGDAAEVSAMYRKRVLLKGQNLGLDVK; translated from the coding sequence ATGGCTAGAATGAAATTTTATGTAGATAATAATCGCTGTATTTCTTGCTTTGCTTGTCAAGTAGCTTGTTCAAGTGCGCATGAAGTGCCAGTGGGAATTAACAGAAGAAAGGTAATCACTCTAAATGAAGGTATAGAAGGCAAAGAGTTTTCAACAACTCTTGCTTGCCAACACTGTACAGACGCTCCATGCGAGCAAGTTTGTCCTGTAAAATGCTTTTATATTAGAGCTGATGGTATTGTTTTACATGATAAAAAAACTTGTATAGGTTGTGGGTATTGTCTTTATGCATGTCCTTTTGGTGCTCCACAATTTCCAAGAGATGGTGCCTTTGGCATTAAGGGTGAAATGGATAAATGTACTATGTGTGCAGGTGGTCCTGAGCCTACTAACTCTCATGAAGAAAGAGAACTTTATGGGCAAAATCGTATCGCAGAAGGTAAAGTGCCTATGTGTGCTGCAGTTTGTTCTACAAATGCACTTTTGGTTGGTGATGCAGCTGAAGTTAGTGCAATGTATAGAAAAAGAGTTTTACTTAAGGGTCAAAATTTAGGACTTGATGTAAAATAA
- a CDS encoding winged helix-turn-helix domain-containing protein, with translation MEELILQIQKNLDENNKLTCKKALELLKQYSKEDFQATIKELGIKISDCELGQFGKLNKNIAKSEILEKLETKLDSKRRISCKDALECAKDFNMADMRATLKTYKIDVKYCELGCFEEKKGKKFHIKSKIWVENSDGELLFGKGKTDILELVGECGSISQAAKQLGINYKKAWLYIQDLEKNMKEELLIAKKGRGSESGSKLTPRAYELIQNFKILQQDIEEYTNKRFKELFFKKNQEKDKT, from the coding sequence ATGGAAGAGCTAATTTTACAAATTCAAAAAAATCTTGATGAAAATAATAAGCTTACTTGTAAAAAAGCACTAGAACTTTTAAAACAATACTCTAAAGAAGATTTTCAAGCTACTATAAAAGAATTAGGTATAAAAATTTCAGATTGTGAGCTAGGTCAATTTGGCAAGTTAAATAAAAATATAGCAAAAAGTGAAATTTTAGAAAAATTAGAAACAAAATTAGATTCCAAGCGTCGCATATCATGTAAAGATGCTTTAGAATGCGCTAAAGACTTTAATATGGCTGATATGAGAGCTACGCTTAAAACCTATAAGATTGATGTTAAATATTGTGAACTTGGTTGCTTTGAAGAAAAAAAGGGTAAAAAATTTCATATAAAAAGTAAAATTTGGGTAGAAAATTCTGATGGAGAATTGCTTTTTGGTAAAGGTAAAACAGATATTTTAGAATTAGTGGGAGAATGTGGAAGTATTTCCCAAGCGGCCAAACAACTAGGGATTAATTATAAAAAAGCATGGCTTTATATACAAGATTTAGAAAAAAATATGAAAGAAGAATTACTTATTGCTAAAAAAGGAAGAGGAAGTGAATCGGGTAGCAAACTTACTCCAAGAGCTTATGAGTTAATTCAAAATTTTAAAATTTTACAACAAGATATAGAAGAATATACTAATAAACGCTTTAAAGAATTATTTTTCAAGAAAAATCAAGAAAAAGATAAAACTTAA
- the yedF gene encoding sulfurtransferase-like selenium metabolism protein YedF — protein sequence MKIDCRDLACPRPVIETKKALEELKENENLEILLNSQASKENVMRFLKSLNLEFNVKDLDDESIISIVKDGNIVHNQEQNLQEYNVLFLKSDRVGEGELGKNLMLGFLKTLKDLPNKPVKILCVNDSVLMNTDCSHMAFEAMKELENLGVEIYSCGACLEFFGKSKELKIGKIGNAYEILNELFGKAKIISL from the coding sequence ATGAAAATTGATTGTAGAGATTTAGCTTGTCCACGTCCTGTGATAGAAACAAAAAAAGCTTTAGAAGAGTTAAAAGAAAATGAAAATTTAGAAATTCTTTTAAATTCTCAAGCTTCTAAAGAAAATGTAATGAGATTTTTAAAATCTTTAAATTTGGAATTTAATGTTAAAGATTTAGATGATGAGAGTATTATTAGCATTGTAAAAGATGGCAATATAGTTCATAATCAAGAACAAAATTTACAAGAATATAATGTGTTGTTTTTAAAAAGCGATAGAGTAGGCGAGGGAGAACTTGGAAAAAATTTAATGCTAGGCTTTTTAAAAACATTAAAAGATTTACCTAATAAACCTGTAAAAATTCTTTGTGTTAATGATAGTGTTTTGATGAATACTGATTGCTCTCATATGGCATTTGAAGCCATGAAAGAACTTGAAAATTTAGGAGTTGAAATTTATAGTTGCGGGGCATGTTTGGAATTTTTTGGTAAAAGCAAAGAACTTAAAATAGGTAAAATAGGTAATGCTTATGAAATTTTAAATGAACTTTTTGGAAAGGCAAAGATTATTTCTTTATGA
- the selD gene encoding selenide, water dikinase SelD has protein sequence MTYKDQKLTQYVKAAGUAAKLDSVGLDKILGILKPHKNILSGIDNNEDASVYKLNEDLALVQTLDFITPVVDSAYHFGAIAAANALSDVFAMGAEVINALNIVGFDACHFNNEILLEVLEGARVKVEEAGAVLVGGHTIENDEFIFGLSVTGVVHPKKFIANNSAKDGDVILLTKPIGSGIISTAIKASLLEKEKILKAIEQMSFLNLYASRILREFKSLSALSDVTGFGLLGHLKEMLNKEIMIEVYKKEIPLMDGVLSMANMGIIPAGAYKNKDSLKIWVNNLNEKDEDIVYFDPQTSGGLLASMSENEAIEALKILRDHNIEAKIIARCVRNIHNYLLLY, from the coding sequence ATGACATATAAAGATCAAAAACTAACTCAATATGTAAAAGCTGCGGGTTGAGCTGCCAAATTAGACTCGGTGGGTCTTGACAAAATTCTTGGCATTTTAAAGCCGCATAAAAACATTTTAAGTGGTATTGATAATAACGAAGATGCAAGTGTTTATAAGCTAAATGAAGATTTAGCTTTAGTGCAAACTCTTGATTTTATCACACCTGTGGTTGATAGTGCGTATCATTTTGGCGCTATAGCTGCTGCAAATGCCTTAAGCGATGTATTTGCTATGGGTGCTGAGGTGATTAATGCTTTAAATATTGTAGGCTTTGATGCTTGTCATTTTAATAATGAAATTTTACTTGAAGTGTTAGAAGGTGCTAGAGTTAAGGTTGAAGAAGCTGGTGCTGTGCTAGTAGGTGGGCATACTATAGAAAATGATGAATTTATTTTTGGTCTTAGCGTAACAGGTGTAGTTCATCCTAAGAAATTTATAGCCAATAATAGTGCAAAAGATGGTGATGTGATTTTACTTACTAAACCTATAGGTAGTGGTATTATTAGCACTGCTATCAAGGCTAGTTTGCTAGAAAAAGAAAAGATTTTAAAAGCAATAGAGCAAATGAGTTTTTTAAATCTTTATGCAAGTCGTATTTTGAGGGAATTTAAAAGTCTTAGTGCTTTAAGTGATGTGACAGGTTTTGGTCTTTTGGGACATTTAAAAGAAATGTTAAATAAAGAGATTATGATAGAAGTATATAAAAAGGAAATTCCTTTAATGGATGGAGTTTTATCAATGGCTAATATGGGGATTATCCCAGCAGGAGCTTATAAAAATAAAGATAGTCTAAAAATTTGGGTTAATAATTTAAATGAAAAAGATGAGGATATAGTGTATTTTGATCCTCAAACTTCAGGTGGACTTTTAGCTAGCATGAGTGAAAATGAAGCAATTGAAGCTTTAAAAATCTTGAGGGATCACAATATAGAAGCAAAGATTATTGCTAGATGTGTAAGAAATATTCATAATTATTTATTATTGTACTAA